A region of Lacinutrix sp. Hel_I_90 DNA encodes the following proteins:
- a CDS encoding C40 family peptidase, with amino-acid sequence MACLVLGILIAYFFAIPTAISLYATVFHIAALATLFYFYKQKKITSIRLVIFSFLSILFIDGLTTGFHQEKHMPTVALALIKNAEKYEGTRYKHGGTTKKGMDCSGLIRTVFKEENIPLPRASHEMAKTGEWIALKEIKVGDLLFFTTKKRNPRINHVGLVTTIKGDTIAFIHATTSQGVITSKLTEKYWLFAFVQARRVL; translated from the coding sequence ATGGCTTGCCTAGTTTTAGGAATATTGATTGCTTATTTTTTTGCTATTCCTACTGCGATTTCTTTGTATGCCACAGTTTTTCATATCGCTGCTTTAGCCACACTCTTTTATTTTTATAAACAAAAAAAAATAACATCGATTCGGCTTGTGATTTTTAGCTTTTTGTCAATACTTTTTATTGATGGGTTAACTACGGGTTTTCATCAAGAAAAACATATGCCTACAGTTGCTCTTGCTCTAATTAAAAACGCTGAAAAATACGAGGGCACACGTTATAAACATGGTGGTACCACAAAAAAAGGTATGGATTGTTCTGGTTTAATTCGCACCGTATTTAAGGAAGAGAATATTCCGTTACCGCGTGCTTCGCATGAGATGGCAAAAACGGGTGAATGGATCGCTTTAAAAGAAATAAAAGTTGGTGATTTGTTATTTTTTACTACTAAAAAAAGAAATCCGCGCATTAACCATGTTGGCTTGGTCACCACTATAAAAGGTGATACTATAGCATTTATTCACGCCACCACGAGTCAAGGGGTTATTACCTCTAAATTGACAGAAAAATACTGGCTTTTTGCGTTTGTGCAGGCGCGACGCGTATTGTAG
- a CDS encoding C40 family peptidase, producing MRQIALMLLIVFSLSSCGSAKNRRVITTKSKTTKATRPVKRTQTVVRSATLELPLAKDIIKNAEKYEGTRYKYGGTTKKGMDCSGLIYTAFKEENITIPRVSHAMATSGDWIDLKEVQKGDLLFFATKKNNRSVNHVGLVTAIKDDDVEFIHATTSRGVITSKLKEKYWYFAFVQARRVL from the coding sequence ATGAGACAGATTGCCCTAATGTTACTTATCGTTTTTTCACTTTCTTCTTGCGGAAGTGCAAAAAACAGGCGGGTCATTACAACGAAATCAAAGACCACAAAAGCAACACGACCTGTTAAAAGAACACAAACGGTTGTGAGATCTGCTACTCTAGAGCTACCTTTAGCTAAGGACATTATTAAAAATGCTGAGAAGTATGAAGGGACGCGTTATAAATATGGTGGCACCACTAAGAAAGGTATGGACTGCTCAGGATTAATCTATACTGCTTTTAAAGAAGAAAATATTACTATTCCACGCGTGTCTCATGCTATGGCAACATCTGGCGACTGGATAGATTTAAAAGAAGTGCAAAAAGGGGACTTGCTTTTTTTCGCCACTAAAAAAAACAATAGAAGTGTTAACCATGTAGGATTGGTGACTGCTATCAAAGATGATGACGTAGAATTTATTCACGCCACAACTAGTAGAGGCGTTATTACTTCAAAACTCAAAGAAAAATACTGGTATTTTGCGTTTGTACAGGCCCGACGTGTATTATAA
- the lpxB gene encoding lipid-A-disaccharide synthase — MKYYIISGEASGDLHGSNLMKAIQREDVEADFRFWGGDLMQAVGGTLVKHYRDLAFMGFIEVVQNLRTIAKNLSFCKEDIKAYNPDVIIYIDYPGFNLRIAKWAKQKGLKNHYYISPQIWAWKENRIKAIKNDIDAMYVILPFEKTFYENKHHFPVQFVGHPLIDAIGDRHQVDEYTFRAENGLSEKPIIALLPGSRKQEITKILSIMLSVVDDYADYQFVIAGAPSQDYTFYEQFIKKANVHFLSNKTYDLLSVSTAALVTSGTATLETGLFKVPQVVCYKGSWISYQIGKRVVNLDYISLVNLILNKEAVTELIQDDFNTKNLKKELNRILDPYERTKFFINYYDLEKALGGKGASENTAKLIYDSIKA, encoded by the coding sequence ATGAAGTACTACATCATTTCTGGAGAAGCCTCAGGCGATTTGCATGGCTCGAACCTTATGAAAGCCATACAACGTGAAGATGTTGAAGCTGATTTTAGGTTTTGGGGAGGTGATTTAATGCAAGCTGTTGGCGGGACACTAGTTAAGCATTATCGCGATTTAGCTTTTATGGGCTTTATAGAAGTGGTTCAAAATTTAAGAACCATCGCTAAAAACTTGTCTTTTTGTAAAGAAGATATCAAAGCCTACAACCCTGATGTTATTATTTACATCGATTATCCTGGTTTTAATTTACGTATTGCCAAATGGGCAAAACAAAAAGGTTTAAAAAACCATTATTACATTTCGCCTCAAATCTGGGCGTGGAAAGAAAACCGGATCAAAGCCATTAAAAATGACATTGATGCGATGTATGTGATTTTACCTTTTGAAAAAACGTTTTATGAAAACAAGCATCATTTTCCAGTACAATTTGTTGGCCATCCTTTAATTGATGCCATTGGAGATAGACATCAGGTCGATGAATACACCTTTAGAGCTGAAAACGGATTAAGCGAAAAACCAATTATTGCGCTATTACCAGGAAGCCGAAAACAAGAGATCACCAAAATCCTTTCTATAATGCTAAGCGTTGTCGATGACTACGCAGACTATCAATTTGTTATAGCAGGAGCACCAAGTCAAGATTATACGTTTTACGAGCAATTTATAAAAAAAGCGAACGTGCATTTTCTATCTAATAAAACCTACGATTTATTAAGTGTTTCAACTGCCGCTTTAGTTACCTCTGGAACAGCCACTTTAGAAACTGGATTGTTTAAAGTACCACAAGTCGTTTGCTACAAAGGCAGTTGGATTTCTTATCAGATTGGGAAACGTGTGGTGAATTTAGATTACATTTCTTTAGTTAATTTAATTTTGAATAAAGAAGCCGTAACCGAATTAATTCAAGACGATTTTAATACGAAAAACCTAAAAAAAGAGTTAAATAGAATCCTAGACCCTTATGAACGGACCAAATTTTTTATCAATTATTACGATTTAGAAAAAGCTTTGGGCGGAAAAGGTGCTAGTGAAAATACTGCTAAACTCATTTATGATTCAATAAAAGCTTAA
- the surE gene encoding 5'/3'-nucleotidase SurE has translation MTKKPLILVTNDDGITAPGIVTLVAIMKTLGDVLVVAPDSPQSGMGHAITLNSTLHIEKIRVAKGDYEAYSCSGTPADCVKIAVNEILDRKPDLCVSGINHGSNSSINVIYSGTMSAAIEAGIESIPAIGFSLLDYSWNANFEASKNYVRQIAKHVLEKGIAKNTVLNVNIPKLEKEAIKGVKICRQARANWEEKFDKRQTPYGKDYYWLTGTFVNYDEGTDTDEWALENGYISVVPVQFDLTAHHAIQQLNTWEFND, from the coding sequence ATGACTAAAAAACCGCTTATTTTAGTAACCAATGATGATGGCATTACTGCCCCAGGAATTGTGACATTAGTGGCTATCATGAAAACACTTGGAGATGTTCTCGTTGTAGCTCCCGATAGTCCTCAAAGTGGCATGGGACATGCCATTACTTTAAACTCAACGTTACATATTGAAAAGATCAGAGTTGCCAAGGGTGACTATGAAGCTTACAGTTGCTCTGGCACACCGGCAGACTGTGTAAAAATTGCTGTTAATGAAATTTTAGACAGAAAGCCAGATTTATGTGTTTCTGGCATTAACCATGGTTCAAATTCTTCTATAAATGTTATTTATTCTGGAACGATGAGCGCCGCTATAGAAGCAGGAATTGAAAGCATTCCTGCTATTGGCTTTTCGTTATTGGATTATAGTTGGAACGCCAATTTTGAAGCGTCAAAAAACTATGTCAGACAAATAGCAAAACATGTTTTAGAAAAAGGCATCGCAAAAAATACAGTGCTTAACGTTAATATTCCTAAATTAGAAAAAGAGGCTATAAAAGGCGTGAAGATCTGCAGACAAGCACGTGCTAATTGGGAAGAGAAATTTGATAAACGCCAAACACCGTATGGTAAAGACTATTATTGGCTAACTGGCACCTTTGTAAATTACGATGAAGGCACAGATACAGACGAATGGGCTTTAGAAAACGGTTATATTTCTGTAGTGCCTGTACAATTTGATTTGACCGCACACCATGCGATACAACAACTAAATACCTGGGAATTTAATGATTAA
- a CDS encoding carboxy terminal-processing peptidase, translating to MKRKYKILMLVLLLAFGSCSFTAKVDNDPNKDKLLIQIVTMALAQLHFQPKDFNNDFSKDVYKTYLERLDPLKRFFLKSDIEEFQKYELMIDNQLRDYEITFFNITHERLVQRMLEAQTYYKEVLEEPFDFTASEDFDTDYENHEYVKTKKQLKERWRKLLKFSTIASYDELITQQETDTIKVDGKALKAKKSFKEIEVEARGETLKNLDVYYTDYINDMERKDWFSMYVNVIVEEFDPHTSYLAPVDKDRFDQQMSGKLEGIGARLQKRMDYTKIVEVISGGPAWRGQQLEVGDIILKVRQEGEAAAVSIVGMRIDDAIKLIKGPKGTKVILTVKKVDGTIKDITITRDLVELEETYAKSSTVVKDGKNFGVINLPKFYIDFEDYNKRNSASDVRQEIERLKEQNIEGLVLDLRNNGGGSLKTVVDIAGLFIKDGPIVQVRSTNEPKEVLEDEDESIVWDGPLVILVNELSASASEILAAAMQDYKRAIIIGSKQTYGKGTVQNILDLNRMVRNSSHGDLGAIKITRQKFYRINGGSTQLEGVKSDVVVPDRYSFVEIGERDQHNPLPWDKIEAVDYDFWNSYFDYDTTISNSKARMANNEQLKLIEKNARWIKTQMDDNTYSLNYAIYKAEQKANEKEAEEYDAIGKYKTNLTFESLPYEKQLFKKDTVLKEKRVRWHESLSQDVYMDEALNVLNDLKMTYEIKKVATLKN from the coding sequence ATGAAAAGGAAATATAAAATTCTCATGCTGGTACTTTTACTGGCATTTGGTTCATGTAGTTTTACAGCCAAAGTTGATAACGACCCAAATAAAGATAAACTTTTAATTCAAATTGTAACGATGGCTTTAGCGCAGTTACATTTTCAGCCAAAAGATTTTAATAACGATTTCTCAAAAGATGTTTACAAGACATACTTAGAAAGACTTGACCCTTTAAAACGATTTTTCTTAAAATCAGATATAGAAGAATTTCAAAAATATGAGTTGATGATTGATAATCAACTTCGTGACTATGAAATTACGTTTTTCAATATTACACATGAACGCTTAGTTCAAAGAATGCTGGAAGCTCAAACCTATTACAAGGAGGTCTTGGAAGAACCTTTTGATTTTACTGCTAGTGAAGATTTTGATACAGATTATGAAAACCATGAGTATGTAAAAACTAAAAAGCAATTAAAAGAGCGCTGGAGAAAGCTGTTAAAGTTTAGTACTATTGCCAGTTATGATGAATTAATCACACAACAGGAAACAGATACTATAAAAGTTGATGGTAAGGCATTAAAAGCTAAAAAATCATTTAAAGAAATAGAAGTAGAGGCTAGAGGCGAAACATTAAAGAATCTTGATGTTTATTATACAGATTACATTAATGACATGGAGCGAAAAGATTGGTTTTCTATGTATGTGAATGTTATCGTTGAAGAATTTGACCCGCATACCTCATATTTAGCACCAGTGGATAAAGATCGTTTTGATCAGCAAATGTCTGGGAAATTAGAAGGGATTGGCGCAAGGCTTCAAAAACGTATGGACTATACTAAAATAGTTGAGGTTATTTCTGGTGGTCCAGCCTGGAGAGGTCAGCAGCTAGAAGTAGGTGACATTATTTTAAAAGTGAGACAAGAAGGAGAGGCAGCAGCAGTGAGTATTGTTGGGATGCGTATTGATGACGCTATTAAATTAATAAAAGGACCAAAAGGAACGAAAGTCATCTTAACCGTTAAAAAAGTGGATGGTACGATTAAAGATATTACCATCACCCGTGACTTAGTAGAGTTAGAAGAAACCTATGCTAAGTCTTCAACTGTTGTAAAAGATGGAAAAAACTTTGGCGTTATTAATCTCCCAAAATTCTATATCGATTTTGAAGATTATAATAAGCGTAATTCGGCTTCAGATGTTAGGCAGGAAATTGAAAGACTAAAGGAGCAAAACATTGAAGGTTTAGTTTTAGACCTAAGAAACAATGGAGGGGGCTCATTAAAAACAGTTGTAGATATTGCTGGATTATTTATAAAAGACGGACCAATTGTTCAGGTGCGTTCTACAAATGAACCAAAAGAAGTATTGGAAGATGAAGACGAATCAATTGTTTGGGACGGCCCATTAGTAATTCTAGTTAATGAGTTATCAGCTTCTGCTTCAGAGATTTTGGCGGCAGCAATGCAGGATTACAAACGCGCCATTATTATTGGAAGTAAGCAAACCTATGGTAAAGGAACCGTTCAAAATATTTTAGATTTAAATCGAATGGTGAGAAACAGTTCCCATGGCGATTTAGGCGCCATTAAAATTACAAGGCAGAAGTTTTATAGAATAAATGGAGGTTCTACACAATTAGAAGGTGTAAAGAGTGATGTTGTTGTTCCAGATCGCTACAGTTTTGTAGAGATTGGAGAACGCGACCAGCATAACCCATTGCCTTGGGATAAGATTGAGGCAGTAGATTATGATTTCTGGAATAGTTATTTCGATTATGACACAACCATAAGTAACAGTAAAGCACGAATGGCTAATAATGAACAGTTAAAATTAATTGAGAAAAATGCTAGGTGGATAAAAACACAAATGGATGATAATACATACTCACTTAACTATGCTATTTATAAGGCGGAACAAAAAGCAAATGAGAAAGAAGCAGAAGAGTATGATGCGATTGGTAAGTATAAAACTAATTTAACATTTGAATCACTACCATACGAAAAACAACTTTTTAAAAAAGACACTGTTTTAAAGGAAAAGCGTGTGCGCTGGCATGAAAGTTTAAGTCAGGATGTTTATATGGATGAAGCATTAAATGTGCTTAACGATTTAAAAATGACTTACGAAATAAAGAAAGTAGCGACCTTAAAAAACTAA
- a CDS encoding ABC transporter permease: MSASTNSLSTLALQKFKRNFWGVFSFWFIVFIGSVSVFAYVFAPDNSQNANQMHVSIHSKRPGFKVTMLTQPSEIKNQQNVFDKLFFGTVNTETEIPISNYEIQGQTINYTEYAADGMEGLDKTYLTKTAQPPETLITEKTFYLGTDKYGRDLLSRVLVGARISFFIGFVAVFISLVIGIFMGSIAGYFGGKADAFIMWIINVTWSIPTLLLVIAITLALGKGFWQVFIAVGLTMWVEVARVVRGQIISAKELQYVTAARALGYNNYRIITKHILPNIMAPVIVICAANFAAAILIESGLSFLGIGAQPPMASWGAMIKDHYNYIILGKPYLAIIPGLCIMTLVMAFMLIGNALRDALDVKS; the protein is encoded by the coding sequence ATGAGTGCAAGTACGAACTCATTAAGCACATTAGCGCTCCAAAAATTCAAAAGGAATTTTTGGGGCGTTTTTAGTTTTTGGTTTATCGTATTTATTGGGAGTGTCTCTGTTTTTGCTTACGTATTTGCACCTGATAATTCGCAGAATGCCAACCAAATGCATGTGTCTATTCATTCGAAAAGACCTGGTTTTAAGGTGACAATGCTTACGCAACCTTCAGAAATAAAAAACCAGCAAAATGTCTTTGACAAGCTCTTCTTTGGAACCGTAAATACGGAAACCGAAATACCTATTTCAAATTATGAAATTCAGGGCCAAACGATCAACTATACCGAATATGCTGCAGATGGGATGGAAGGTTTAGACAAAACGTATTTAACTAAAACAGCTCAACCACCAGAAACTTTAATTACAGAAAAAACATTCTACCTAGGAACCGATAAATATGGTCGTGATTTATTAAGTCGTGTCTTAGTTGGTGCGCGTATTTCCTTTTTTATAGGTTTTGTGGCTGTATTTATTTCTTTAGTTATTGGAATATTCATGGGAAGTATTGCAGGTTACTTTGGTGGCAAGGCAGACGCGTTCATTATGTGGATTATTAACGTCACCTGGTCGATTCCAACATTATTGTTGGTTATTGCAATCACCTTAGCTTTGGGAAAAGGGTTTTGGCAAGTGTTTATTGCAGTGGGTTTAACGATGTGGGTGGAAGTCGCCAGAGTCGTTCGTGGACAAATCATAAGTGCTAAAGAGTTGCAGTATGTTACTGCAGCACGCGCTTTGGGTTATAATAATTACCGCATTATCACCAAGCATATTTTACCTAATATTATGGCACCAGTTATTGTTATTTGTGCAGCTAATTTTGCAGCAGCAATTTTAATAGAATCTGGTTTAAGTTTTTTAGGTATTGGCGCACAGCCACCAATGGCGAGTTGGGGAGCGATGATAAAAGACCACTATAATTATATTATTTTAGGAAAGCCTTATTTAGCCATTATTCCAGGCTTGTGTATTATGACCTTAGTAATGGCTTTCATGTTAATTGGAAACGCGCTTCGTGATGCTCTAGATGTAAAGAGTTGA
- the yihA gene encoding ribosome biogenesis GTP-binding protein YihA/YsxC encodes MKIKSAEFVISNSDVERCPKGKIPEYAFIGRSNVGKSSLINMLTSKKSLAKTSGRPGKTQLINHFIINQEWYLVDLPGYGYAKVSKSAKKVFQKFITQYFKFREQLVCAFVLVDIRHEPQPIDLEFMQYLGENGVPFCIIFTKADKLKPKAIEKHVEDYKSVLLETWEDMPQYFITSSSKDIGKDEVLDFIGELNSNMIID; translated from the coding sequence ATGAAGATAAAATCTGCAGAGTTTGTAATCAGTAATTCCGATGTGGAACGCTGTCCTAAAGGAAAAATCCCCGAATATGCTTTTATAGGCAGAAGTAACGTTGGGAAATCATCATTAATTAATATGTTAACCAGCAAAAAGAGTTTAGCAAAAACTTCTGGAAGGCCGGGAAAAACACAACTTATCAATCATTTTATTATAAACCAAGAATGGTATTTGGTAGATTTACCAGGGTATGGTTACGCGAAAGTTTCTAAGAGTGCAAAGAAAGTGTTTCAGAAGTTTATTACGCAGTATTTTAAGTTTAGAGAACAATTAGTTTGTGCATTTGTTTTAGTCGATATTCGTCACGAGCCACAGCCTATAGACTTGGAATTCATGCAGTATTTAGGTGAAAATGGCGTTCCTTTTTGTATTATTTTCACCAAGGCCGACAAGTTAAAGCCTAAAGCGATAGAAAAGCATGTGGAAGACTATAAATCTGTTCTTTTAGAAACCTGGGAAGACATGCCTCAGTATTTTATCACCTCTTCTTCTAAAGACATAGGCAAAGATGAAGTGCTTGATTTTATTGGAGAATTGAATAGCAATATGATTATTGATTAA
- a CDS encoding alpha/beta fold hydrolase: protein MSHTLKTEGRYNYIEAGEGTPIIVLHGLMGGLSNFDAVIDYFSDKGYKVIIPELPVYSMSLIKTNVKAFAKYLGEFITFKGYDKVILLGNSLGGHIGLYYTKLNPENVKALIITGSSGLYESALGGGYTKRSDYEVIKKKAQDVFYDPAVATKEIVDEVYDTVNDRSKLIKTLAIAKSAIRHNMAKDLPDMHTPTCIVWGKNDAVTPPEVADEFNRLLPNSDLFWIDKCGHAAMMEHPQEFNQILHEWFKSRGL from the coding sequence ATGTCTCACACACTTAAAACCGAAGGAAGGTACAACTACATCGAAGCTGGAGAAGGCACACCAATTATAGTATTACATGGCTTAATGGGTGGTTTAAGCAATTTTGATGCGGTGATTGATTACTTTAGTGATAAAGGCTATAAAGTCATTATTCCCGAGCTTCCTGTTTATTCAATGTCGCTTATTAAAACCAATGTTAAAGCCTTTGCTAAATATTTGGGTGAATTCATAACTTTTAAGGGTTATGACAAAGTGATTCTGTTAGGAAATTCTCTAGGCGGACATATTGGTTTATACTACACAAAGTTAAACCCGGAGAATGTTAAAGCTTTAATTATCACTGGCAGTTCTGGCTTATACGAAAGCGCCTTGGGTGGCGGCTATACAAAACGTAGCGATTACGAAGTGATTAAGAAAAAAGCGCAAGACGTTTTTTATGATCCCGCCGTAGCCACTAAAGAAATAGTTGATGAAGTCTATGATACGGTAAACGACAGAAGTAAACTTATAAAAACCTTAGCCATTGCAAAAAGTGCCATTAGGCATAATATGGCGAAAGATTTACCAGACATGCATACTCCTACTTGTATTGTCTGGGGAAAAAATGATGCCGTTACACCTCCTGAGGTTGCCGATGAATTTAACAGACTGCTCCCAAATTCTGATTTATTTTGGATTGACAAATGCGGCCATGCCGCAATGATGGAACATCCTCAAGAGTTCAATCAAATTCTTCATGAGTGGTTTAAGAGCAGAGGACTTTAG
- the mraZ gene encoding division/cell wall cluster transcriptional repressor MraZ, with protein MNSLIGTYECKADAKGRLMLPAALKKQLTPVLQNGFVLKRAVFQPCLELYPMAEWELLMQKVNKLNRFKKKNNDFIRRFTAGVKMVEVDTNGRLLIPKDLINFAAISKDIVVSSAVNIVEIWDKEKYEQAIDDATVDFADLAEEVMGQDESDDGIS; from the coding sequence TTGAACTCATTAATAGGAACATACGAATGTAAAGCAGATGCCAAAGGAAGGTTAATGCTGCCTGCTGCGCTTAAAAAGCAGTTGACGCCTGTGTTGCAAAATGGGTTTGTATTAAAGCGTGCTGTTTTTCAGCCTTGTTTGGAATTGTATCCAATGGCGGAGTGGGAACTGTTGATGCAAAAAGTGAATAAGCTCAACCGATTCAAAAAGAAAAATAACGATTTTATTCGTCGTTTTACGGCAGGTGTAAAAATGGTTGAGGTTGATACTAATGGGAGATTGTTAATTCCGAAAGACTTAATCAATTTCGCTGCTATTTCCAAAGATATTGTAGTGTCTTCAGCGGTTAACATAGTAGAGATTTGGGATAAAGAAAAGTATGAACAAGCCATAGATGATGCGACTGTAGATTTTGCAGATTTAGCTGAAGAAGTTATGGGCCAAGATGAAAGCGACGATGGAATATCATAA
- the rsmH gene encoding 16S rRNA (cytosine(1402)-N(4))-methyltransferase RsmH: MKATMEYHNPVLLKETVDGLNIKEAGVYVDVTFGGGGHSKEILKRLGDKGRLFAFDQDVDALENTIDDSRFTLIHENFRYIKRFLRFHGVKEVDGILADFGVSSHQFDVASRGFSTRFEAELDMRMNQNNQLSAYHVINEYDEAQIKQVLLQYGELRAAPAMAKMIVEYRETEVIKTSDQLKSVLKSFLSPKYENKILAQIYQAIRIEVNQEIEALKEFLQQTPEILKPKGRVSLISYHSLEDRLVKRFIRNGLFEGEPERDMFGNFEVPLKKVGGLIVPSSEEIKMNNRARSAKLRIAEKL, encoded by the coding sequence ATGAAAGCGACGATGGAATATCATAACCCAGTATTATTAAAAGAAACTGTTGATGGTTTAAATATTAAAGAAGCCGGCGTTTATGTGGATGTTACTTTTGGTGGTGGCGGGCACAGTAAAGAAATATTAAAGCGACTTGGTGATAAAGGGAGATTATTTGCGTTTGACCAAGATGTAGATGCGCTAGAAAATACAATTGACGATTCCAGATTTACCCTTATACATGAGAATTTTAGATACATTAAGCGTTTTTTAAGATTTCATGGTGTTAAAGAAGTGGATGGCATCTTAGCTGATTTTGGAGTCTCATCACATCAATTTGATGTTGCGTCACGTGGTTTTTCAACCCGTTTTGAAGCAGAGTTAGATATGCGAATGAATCAAAACAATCAATTATCTGCTTACCATGTAATAAATGAATACGATGAAGCTCAGATTAAGCAGGTTTTATTGCAATATGGGGAGTTAAGAGCTGCGCCTGCAATGGCAAAAATGATAGTAGAGTATCGCGAAACCGAAGTGATAAAAACCAGTGATCAACTTAAAAGCGTTTTGAAATCATTTTTATCTCCAAAATACGAGAACAAAATATTGGCTCAGATATACCAAGCCATTCGAATTGAGGTGAATCAGGAAATAGAAGCTTTAAAAGAGTTTTTGCAACAAACACCAGAAATACTTAAGCCTAAAGGGCGAGTGAGCTTAATAAGCTACCACTCTTTAGAAGATCGATTAGTAAAACGATTTATAAGAAATGGATTGTTTGAAGGAGAACCCGAGCGCGACATGTTTGGCAATTTTGAAGTGCCACTTAAAAAAGTTGGTGGTTTGATAGTTCCTTCTTCTGAAGAAATAAAAATGAACAATAGAGCAAGAAGTGCGAAGTTGCGCATTGCTGAAAAGCTTTAA
- a CDS encoding FtsL-like putative cell division protein translates to MKKNIYSILRGTFLVSDDSFKNWRMILFVSVLAIVMIASSHSADKKVYDIARLGNEAKELRSAFIDGRGRLMELKKESVVSQKMKAKGLKTSEVPPQKIKVKPQQN, encoded by the coding sequence ATGAAAAAAAACATCTATAGCATATTAAGAGGAACTTTTCTGGTGAGTGACGACTCCTTTAAGAATTGGAGAATGATCCTCTTTGTTTCTGTATTGGCTATAGTGATGATTGCTAGTTCGCATAGCGCCGATAAAAAAGTGTATGATATTGCAAGATTAGGTAATGAGGCAAAAGAATTGAGAAGTGCTTTTATAGATGGTAGAGGGCGGTTGATGGAATTGAAAAAAGAATCAGTGGTCTCTCAAAAAATGAAAGCGAAAGGCTTAAAAACCTCAGAGGTTCCGCCTCAAAAAATAAAAGTTAAACCACAACAAAACTAA